One window of the Suricata suricatta isolate VVHF042 chromosome 7, meerkat_22Aug2017_6uvM2_HiC, whole genome shotgun sequence genome contains the following:
- the MUC21 gene encoding mucin-21, translated as MDFQKVFRKLAFEMVMIKVKKKNQRKDYKEFANRPARSTTSGGTSTASNTESSVTYSDFSTTSNTESSTPSGGTSIPVNTGSSTTSGKTSATSQVRPSVTSGGSGITSNTESSTTSRGSSTPVNTGSSETSSGSNTISNTRSSITSGGNSMPANTGSSITSSGTSIVSSTGSSTTSSGTSTAASPGSSEISSRTSIAFNTGSSVTSSGTSTAANIVSSEMTGSSGTQSPTGKHTTPNGTSATTPVNEVTPSGSLKPWEIFLITLVSVVVAVGFFAGLFFCVRNSLSLRNVFDTAVYRPHGPNLARGPEGYHGVDHRPSWRRNWFWRRPVSSIAMEMRRRYNGP; from the exons ATGGACTTCCAAAAAGTTTTCAGGAAATTGGCCTTTGAGATGGTCATGatcaaagtcaagaaaaagaaccAGAGAAAAGATTACAAAGAGTTTGCCAACAGGCCAGCCAGAA GCACAACTTCTGGTGGAACAAGTACAGCCTCCAACACTGAATCCAGTGTGACCTACAGTGATTTCAGCACAACCTCCAATACTGAATCTAGCACACCCTCTGGAGGGACCAGCATACCTGTCAACACTGGATCCAGCACGACCTCTGGCAAGACTAGTGCAACTTCCCAAGTTAGACCCAGTGTGACCTCTGGTGGGTCTGGCATAACCTCCAATACTGAATCTAGCACAACCTCCAGAGGGAGTAGTACACCTGTTAATACAGGATCCAGTGAAACCTCAAGTGGAAGCAATACAATCTCCAACACTAGATCCAGTATAACTTCTGGTGGGAACAGCATGCCTGCCAATACTGGTTCTAGTATAACCTCTAGTGGGACCAGCATAGTCTCCAGTACTGGATCCAGTACAACCTCCAGTGGGACAAGCACAGCTGCCAGCCCTGGATCCAGTGAGATCTCCAGTAGGACCAGTATAGCCTTCAACACTGGATCTAGTGTGACTTCCAGTGGGACCAGCACAGCTGCCAACATTGTATCCAGTGAAATGACAGGAAGCTCTGGCACACAGTCTCCAACTGGAAAACACACAACTCCCAATGGCACAAGTGCTACTACTCCAGTGAATGAAGTGACACCCAGTGGGTCCCTGAAACCATGGGAAATCTTCCTCATTACTTTGGTCTCAGTTGTAGTGGCTGTGGGATTCTTTGCTGGGCTCTTCTTCTGTGTG AGAAATTCCCTGTCTCTGAGAAACGTCTTTGACACAGCTGTCTACCGCCCTCATGGGCCCAACCTTGCCAGGGGCCCCGAAGGGTATCACGGAGTCGACCACAGGCCTAGTTGGAGGCGTAACTGGTTCTGGAGGAGGCCAGTATCCTCAATAGCCATGGAGATGAGAAGGAGATACAATGGGCCCTAA